Within the Methanobacterium sp. BRmetb2 genome, the region GTTACATTAGGTACCTGTACTAAAACTTCTCTCAGTGCAGATGGTTGAATTTCTTTTAGAGCTTCTTTAAAGTCTGATTTTTTCACGATCATTTTTTGAAGAGTTTCTTTAGGTATTTCCTCTTCAGCTTTTATGTCAGGAAGTATTCTTCTTAGAACTCTCATTGCTGCTTCTTTACATAAGGATTCCAGGTCTGCACCTACAAATCCGTGGGTAACATCTGCAATTTCATCCAGATCAACTTTTTCATCCAGGGGCATTCCCCGGGTGTGAATTTGTAGAACTTCATTTCTACCGTCTTTATCTGGTACACCTATTTCTATTTCCCTATCAAATCTACCAGGTCGTCTGATTGCAGGATCAAGTGCGTCTACTCTGTTAGTAGCTCCAATTACCACTACTTGTCCTCTGGTTTTTAGACCGTCCATTAAAGTTAAGAGTTGAGCAACGGTTCTTCTTTCAACTTCTCCACTCACTTCTTCTCTTTTTGGAGATATTGCATCTATTTCATCTATGAATATTATGGAAGGTGCATTTTCTTCTGCTTCTTCAAATAATTCTCTTAGTCGTTCTTCAGAACCACCCACATATTTGCTCATGATCTCTGGACCATTTATAGCAATGAAATGCGCATCGCTTTCATTGGCCACAGCCTTAGCCAGCAAAGTTTTACCAGTTCCTGGAGGACCGTGCATTAATACTCCTTTTGGTGGGCTTATCCCCAATCTTTCAAAGAGTTCTGGTCGTTTGAGTGGAATTTCAATCATTTCACGGACTTTTTTAACTTCTTCTTTAAGTCCACCTATATCTTCATAGGTAACATCTACGAAAGTTTTCACACCTTCCAATTTTGAAACATCCACTGGTTGTTGTTGGACTTCCACATCAGTCATGGGACCTACTTTTACTATTCCGACTGGTTTGGTTGAGACTACAGCTAGTTTTATTTCTCCAAGTGGTGAAACCTCTGGCATTTCTCTGAAGAATTCATCAAATAATCCACCTCTCATGGTCTGTTGTTGTCTTACTCCAGAAACTATTATATCTCCTTTGGATAGTACTCTACCAGCAAAAGCTTGTGTTACATCTCCCCTGATTAGTATTTGTTGTTCTACAGGTGCTAAGACTACTTTTTGTGCTTCTTTAACTTCTGCTCGTCTTACGGTTACTTCTTCTCCAATGGAAGTTCCAGCGTTTTTTCTCATGTAGCCGTCAATTCTTACAATTCCAAGGCCTATGTCTGATTGAGATGATGCTACTAATGCAGCTGTTAATTTTTTTCCTTCAATTTCAATAATATCCCCATCAAGCAAATCTAATTTTTGCATGCATGCTGGATCAATTCTGGCTACTGATCTACCAACATCTGATTGGGAAAATGCTTCTGCAACTTTTAATTGCATTTCTTTTTTTTCCATAAAACACCCCACTATTGATTATTAATTATATTATATTTATTAAATTACTTAAAAATAAATTTTAGTATAAAAAATGTTTTAGTTAATTATTGTTACTATAACATTCGTTGATCATAGTATATAAATGTTTTGGTTAAAAGTATTAAATAAAATTTACAAAATTAAGTAAATAAACCTAAAAAAATAAAATTAGAATACGTTAAAAATATAAAATAATTTAAGCAATTTTTTTACCGAATAATGCCTCCAAAACCCTTTAAAAACTTTTCAACACTTTTTCGAGCATTTTTGTCAATTACTTTATATCTGAAGGTAATACTTATCATGTCTGAAGTGACCTGTTTTCCTTCATAAACATCAATTACCTGAGCATCAACAACATCCTTAATATTTTTAATGGAACTGGCGATAAATTCAGGATTACAATTTTTTGGAAAAACAGCAGAAACATCAAAGTATTTTTTAGGATAAGTCTGAATTTTCCAATTTAATAGTTCATCCTCATTTAAAATTTCAACATTAGATAATTTTAAGGTTGTAATACTGCTATTTTTTATCAGCGTTACTTCATCAGGGGATATTTCTTTTAATATTCCACAATGAACAGTACCCGAATAAATGTGTCTTAAACCTACTTCTCGGCCCAAAGATTTTTTTAAAATTCTTATTTCTTCTGTTAAAGCAGCTATGGCTTTATCTGATCTTCCAAGAGCAGCTTCAAGATCGTCAAGATGTTTGGCAGCGGCACTCATAGTTTTTACGAATTTTTCCTGATCTTCTTCATCGATAATCTTTTTTAGTTCCTTAGAATTAGCCAAAAACGCAGCATGAGTCTCTTTATTGTAACGATTTTCAGTCTGGATAGAATATGCCAGATAAGGATTTTGAGCAACGATTCTTGCTATCATATCAACCATAAGACTATATATGGGACTTGCAAACTTTCTAGACTCTTTTAAATCAATTTGAAGGTTTTCAATGGTGCTTGCTATATTAATGTAGGCAAAATGAGTTAGTCCCTGAACAATGCTCATCATTTTGTCATGAATCTCAGGAGTGGTGATTAAAACCCTTGAATTATCATTTTCAAGAAAATTTATGACTTTATCATACCATTCGCCCCTAGTGATAGGGGTTAAAACAACAACCTGTCCATCTAATGATCTGATTCGAGGTCCAAACATAGGGTGGGTAGGTAAAAATTCAACACCTTCCGGAACAAAAGTTTGCATGGCTTTTGCTGGTTTTTCTTTAACTGAAGTTACATCCATCAGAAGAGATCCAGGTTTCATGACCGGTGCAACTTCCTCTATAACTGAAGCAGTAACGTTAATAGGAACAGAAATAATAACTACATCTGATTGGGATGCTGTTTTTGCATTGTCTTGTGAATATTCAACTTCTAACTTTTTTGAAACCTTCTCACCAGTAATTCTGTCTCGACCAGTTATACAAACATCAAAATTTCTATTTTTCAAAAATTCCGCAATCCATTTACCCAGTCCTCTGGTTCCACCAATCACTGAAATTTTCATTTTAACCTCAGTTTTGCACGGATTCTACATTTTTTTATAATTTCAGATATATTATTAATATTTCATGTGTTTAAGTTATAATTTAGCCTTAAAATTTGAATCAAATATTTCATTATTGTTAATCATATCTTGCTAAGATTATATTAATAATTTTAATTTAATAATTTTAATCAAATACTTTTTCTTTAACCAAATACTTTTTCAGCCAAATATCCGCCCACAGCACCCATACCTATACATATTAATCCAAAGATTATGAATCCGGATATAAAGGTGGATATGTCTGGAATAAGGCTTACAGATAATTCATTCGGTAATTGGGGCACATAAAAAAATCCGTAGATGAAGATGAGGAGGCCCATCACACAAGAGGCAAATATTCCCACTTTAATATTCCTTTTTTCTGGTATGGTTAGATAGGTGGCTACAAATCCAATTATGATTAAAGCCAGTAATCCGTCAAAAAGAATTAAAAAGATTACTCCCAACAATATACTAATAATTATAGCGCTTCCGACTTCGTATTTTCCCATAAAACATTCTCCTAATATTACGCACAATGATTTGAATTGTGAAAAATTATCTACTTAAATCAAACTTTAAATTTTTATTATTTCAAATATGATAAAATTATTCCATGAAAAAGGGCTAATTATAATTACCACAACAAACATTGATTTTTATAAACTAATTATTTTTCTATTATGATAATAAAGTTATAGTATATATCTTATAGGGTTTTTAAAAAAAATAATTTAAAGGTTTTAAAATGCAAATTGTCTATGAAGATCTCAATAAGGGAATTATAGAGCTTATACCAGAAATATTAGATGATTTATGGCATTTATCACATATAATTGAGAAAGGCGACTTGTTATCTTCAAAAACAACCCGCAGAATTCAGGATACGACCGGTGAGAGAATAAGAAGTGATAGGGGAATAAAAAAAACCTTTTTTTTGGGGATACGAGTTGAAGATGTAAATTTCCACAAATACACTGGTAAATTACGGGCTACGGGAGTCATAGAAAAAGGGCCCGAGGATCTGGTGCCTTTAGGTTCGCATCACACTATAGATTTAAAATTGAAAAATTCAATTAAAATTAAAAAGGAAAAATGGTCCCGATGGACCTTAAAACGACTTAAAGAAGCTATTAAATCATCAAAAAAACCTTCAGCAGTAATAATATCAATCGAAGACGATGTCGCTGATTTGGGAATTGTAAAACAGTATGGTATTGATTATTATGGTCCTATAATAGGAAATATATCTGGAAAAAGAATAATACAGAAAGATAGGCAAAAATCTATAATCGAATTTTATAATGAAGTTGTTAATGCCCTATTAAACTTTAAAGAGATTAGTACCATTATCATCGCGGGGCCAGGCTTTACCAAGGGAGATTTTTTCAAATTTTTACAGGAAAAATTTCCGGATTTAGCTAAAATATGCATCATAGAAAGTACAGGTTCTGGTGGCCGTACAGGAATCAACGAAGTACTTAAAAAAGGCACTATAGATCAACTGGCTGCTGAAAATAGAATTGGACAGGAAATCAGTTGGGTAAACAAGATCTTAGAAGAGGTAGGTAAATCCTCTAAACTGGCCAGTTATGGTAAAAGACATGTTAAAGAGGCAGCTAATTCTGGTGCAGTTGAACAATTATTAATAATTGACGAAATGGTTCGCCAGAAAGATGTTGAGGATTTGATGGATCTGGTAGAAACTATGGGTGGTAAAGTTATGATTGTAAGCAGCGAGCACGAAGGAGGAAAACAGTTAATGGCGCTGGGTGGTATTGCTGCAATTTTAAGGTATAGTTTGGGTTAGAATCAGATTTAATGATATTTTCTGGGTTAAAATGATAGTGAAAATGATGTAATTTGATATTTTCAAAAGATTAAATTTGTGTTATAGGATGGTAATATGGACCTTAAACTTTCATTGTTGGCAGTTTTTATTGTTTCTGCATTTTTGACAGTTTTACTTAAAGTAATATTTGAAAAAGTGGGAGGCAATTTATATACCTCAGTAAGGGGTGGAACTCCTCGTGCTGTTGGTTTAGCACCTTTCATTGCCATGATATTATTTTTACCATCACCTTATCGTGACTTAATTTTAATAATAGGCGTATTCGCATTTTTAGATGATATTATTGGTCGAAAAAAAATTAAAAATTTACCTGTAGAAATTGGACAGCTTTTACGGGGATTAGGAATGTTAATGGTGGCATACGTTGGTTACTTCTATTTTGGACCAGCTTCAATCCTTATAGCTTTAATGGTCCAGCCCTTAAATATTGCGGATATGCAGCCAGGATCGGCTTGTTCTACAGTAATCATAATGAGTGCTATAATTCTGCTTAGCATGTTCTATTTTGGCATACTTGGATTGTACGTACCTTTGGTGGTGTTGATAGCCTGTTTAGGATACGCTATTTTAGATTTCCAGGGCAAAATTATGATGGGCGAGATTGGGAATCATTCATTTGCAGTGGCCTTGGGAATGAGCTATGCAGTATTAGGCGGGTTTTGGGGGACGTTGCTACTTTTTATCTTAACCGTAATTGTAATTGCATTAATTAGACGAAATAATCTAACAAAATTTATGCAGAATAACCTTAAAATTATGGATCCTTCATTCGGAGATTTTTTCATGGATGTTCTAACCGGCGGAGGATTAGGAGATATTTTACGCAGAATTTTACTTGGAAAACGAAGGATAATCATTAATAACAAATTATTAAAATTTTTAGGATTTCGAAGATTGTTTTACAACCCATTTGCACCCCATAGCGTGTTATAGGGTAATCATGTATTTAAATCAACAAAAATTTATAAATTCTTAAAATTAAATGCATTACTGATTAAATGATTCACATTACTGCAAAATTTAGATATAGTATGAATAAAATACTTTCTTGATTAATAAATTTTTATTAACTTATTAAAGGTGATTTAATGAAAGCACTATTTTTAGTTACAGGAAGAGGTGAAGGGGGCGACGCTGTAACTGCACTCAATATTTCAAAGGTTCTAACTCATCATGGTTTTGAAAGTGATTTTGCACTTGATCCAAGAGCAACTGGAGTTCTTTTTGAAAAAAATAATATAAAGTGGCATGAAACATCTATACCTCAAGCCGGTGGACATGCAGCCACCAAACTTTCCCTAGTTAAAGGAGGATTTAAAACACTTAAAGCAGTGTTTAGCACAGTTAAACTAATCAGAAAAATCCGTCCTGATGTGGTTATAGGGGTTATCGGTGGAGGGGCAGTTATTGCCTGCATATCATCCAAATTTGCTGGTGTTCCAGGGGTGGGAATTTCCAATACACCAACGGATGCTAAAGTTTGCAGTAATTTAACTGCAACTATTGCGCTTCCTGAATCCAGCTTATTTACGTTAAATTCAGTAAACGAGAGGGTATATAAGACGTATTATCCTGTTGAACATAAAATCACACAGGGTAATCAAGAAAAAGCCGTTAAAATGATGCCGGCTAATTATAGGGAAGATGTTCCCACAATTTTATTATCTTCAGGATCTTTATTATTTGAAAAAATGGCCTTGGCTGCTTCAAAACTTGGTAAAAGTGATATTAATGTCAATATTGTGGTGGTTGGAAATATACGCAACGAAAAATGCACAAAACTACTTAAATCAGAGAATGTAATTTATTTAGGTTATGTGGATTGGATGCAGGATCTATTACAGCTAACAGATGTTGCAGTTCTATCAGACGATGGAATGATGATTAACGAGGCTTTAGCATGTAAATTACCCATAGTATCTTTGGTTAGAGTAAAATATGGGCGTTATCATAATATAGCATCTTTATTTGACGGTGCGGTTGTTGAATCTGATTTAGAAGATATAAATGAAGTATTAATGGATGTTCTAAATAATTTAAATGAATTCAAAACTACTGCAGCTAAATATGGGGAAGAAATACTAAAATCTTCAGAAAAAATAGCCCAGATAATAGTAGATCAAGTTAAAAAATAATAATTAAATATGAAATTTCCCCATTTCTGTTAATTGAGGAAATTCTTGGATTTAGAATTATATCAAATAGAATATGGTTACAGATTCTACCACTGCTGCTATAAAAAGCACAATCAGGATTAAAACATAACTTTTCAAGTTATATATCCAAGCTTTTTTAAAGGCAGCTAATCTTTTGGTCTCTCCTAAAGCACTGGGTTTTATAATGGAGAGTATAAAATCAGTACTTGCAGCAAAAGCCATGACATATGCCAGACCTTCCAGTATTAAAGTAGGTATAACATATATGAGCAAGATAGTTGCCTGTGGATTTATAGGGGCATAAATGAAACCCCATAGAAACGGCCTATAGAGAAATACCAGTGTCCCAATACCAATCACATTAAGAACCGTTATAAAAAGGAAGCTACCCAGAGAAGCGTTGAAGCCGAAAATGGTTAAAATTACCGAAATTAAATCACCAGCACTAATTGCCTGGACTAAAGTGGGAAGTGTGGAATTTAAACTAGTGGTCACGGTTTGAACAGTGCCCTCTCTTGAAGCTGAAAAAAATAAACCTGCAACTCCTCCAAAAATCACAAGTAGATAATAAATTAAGAAAGAATATAGAAATCGCTTTTTGTAACGTTCAACATAAAAATGGTAAATATTTTTCACAAATTTTATCATAAAATAACCTCATTCCTTTAAATTAATGCTTTGAACAGGGAATACAGACATAATCATCATCTTCTTTAATAATCCTATGTGTTGATACCATTTCTTCACATTTTGAACATTTTATACTTTCAAATATGGTGGCTTTATCTGGTATTTCCACTTCAACATACTCTGCTTTGAATATTTTCTCTGGAAGCATTTTAATAATTTCATTGGTAACATTTAGCACGGCATTTTTTAATTTTGCTAGATCTTCCTGGCTGGCTGTTTTTGATTTCACTTTCTGGCGAATTTCACTTATGGAAGGCTCAATTTCGTCCATATTGAATGATTCTAGAATGGATACTCTAACTGCTTTTCCAGTTACTCTATTAATGAAAGTATAAACTTGTTTTCCATAGTCATTGAATATCAAATTTCCTTTACCAAAGGTACAACCAGTTAATACTTGTATAGCATCCACAGCACAGGTATCATTTTCCACAATAGCAACTAATTCCTCGTCTGGAGATTTGGTTGTAGATAATTTTTTTAAGGCAAGTTCTGCAGCTTTATAACCCAGTGCAGATCCAGGACAGACATGACCATGGAATTCAATTACATCTGAGAAAGGTTTTATATCATTTGATGTTTCCTTCATTTTTTCAGCTCATTTTGGTTTTGATCACTCATTACTTTTTAGATTTTGGATTTATCCTATTCTTAATTATTTTAAATTTAAGTATGTTATTGTTGATTTTAGCTGAATTTAGCAAAAAACCTCATTAATTTGTATATGGCATCGGTTGAGGGGTGTGTCTCAATAAAATCATCAAAGTCATAGGTTTTATAACCATCCCTTAACATCTTGGACATATATGCTATACTGTTACGGGAAGATGGGGATATTGAGAATATTTTTTTAACATCTCCTGTTTTCGGCTGGATAACTATCTTTGTAAATCCTGTTTTACCTTCGAAAACTTTCCAAAATGCTCCAGGACCTGCAGATCCAGGTAAACCTCCTGTAATCCATTCTTCCTTATTTTCAGATGAATTATCAGAGGTTAAAAAAGCAACATCTTCTTGAAGAGAGATTGCAGAGGGTATAAATCGGTAATCTGCCTCAGTTATAATTCCTGACATGTTCCGGGCAGCCACAATTCCCTCCATACGGGCCACAGGAGTATTGGCAATTCCACCAGTTACATCTCCTGCTGCATAAATATTTTTATCACTGGTTTCCATTCTTTTATTTACTAATATGTTACCTCGAGAATCAGTATCCACTAAATCATTAACAATTTCAGAGTTAGGTACCATTCCAGTGGTTAAGAGCGTATGGCCTTCTAATTTTCCTTTATTACTCTCTACCCAGTTACTGCTTATTTCACTGACCTGGACATTTTTTATTATTTTAACATCCTCTAGAAGTTTATCTGTCACATATTTTTTTATATCGGGATCAAGCATTTTTAAGAAATCTTTTCTGCATAATATTTTGACCTGAGAACCCATAGTGGAGAATATGTTGGCAAATTCAGCGGCCATAACCCCGCTGCCAATTATATTAAGTTTTTCAGGAATTTCAGGAATTTCCAACACATCTTTGTATGTCATGGCATGTTCTGAACCTTTAATTGGGGGTATGAATGGTCTGGCTCCAGTGGCTATTAATAATTTATCATAGTCCTGTTTCTTGCCTTCAACTAAAACTGCTCCTTTCTGTACTTCAGCATTTCCAGAGACTATTTCTACGCCAGTGTCTTTTGTTTCATATTCTAAAATTTTCCTGATTTTACTCAAAGTTTTTTTAATACCTGCAGCAGTATTTTTAAATGAAATAGTAATATCACTAATATTTACTCCAAAATCAGATGAAGTATGGGCAGTGTTTATGAATTTAGCAACGTCGTTTAATCCACAAATTACCATACATCCCTCATTAAGACAGGTACCTCCAATTCCACTTTTTTCAATCAATGTTACATCATTTTCCAATCCTGCAGCTTCCATTGCAGCAGTTCTTCCTGCAGGTCCTCCACCTATTATTACTACTTTCATATGAATGCTTTCCCCCTGTTTAGAACAATTTTTTGTTGGTTATTACTTTTCCGGGTTTCTTAATGTCTTAAAAACATAATTTTCCATTTTTTTATCTTGTAATGATTTTTCTTAGATATCTTTATATTGTAATATGTGATAAGATAATCTAGTTATAATTTTGAATTTAGTTAAAGAAATTATATATAATTTATAAAAATTTTGTAATACTTAAAAAGCTAAAAGAGGAGATTATATGTGCATTGCCGCACCAGCTCAAATTATAGAAATTAACAATAATGTAGCAACTGTTGACTTTGGAGGCGTAAGGCAACAGGCTAAATTAGATCTTGTAGAAGATGTAACTATCGGTAAATATGTACTGGTACATTCAGGATATGCTATTGAGGTTTTAACTGATCAAGCAGCTAAAGAATCTCTGGAAGCATGGGATGAACTTCTGAAAGTACTGGATGAAGAAGAATAAATTTAAGAAGAATAAATTTATTTTTAAATATTTTTTTTATTTTAAAATTGAGTTAGATCCTAATTTTTGCATATTTAGCTTTAAATTTCATTAAAATTAATTTTAAATAAAATATGCTGTTTAATAAAAAAATAAGATAATATTTAAAATTTAAAATTAATAGGAAGGATCTTTTCTATTAACAAACTGTGTTAATAAACTTACAAGTATAAATCCGCCGATTATTATTCCTAAGATTAAAAATGTAGTATCCATTCTTTCACCAACTTAATCCTATTATTTTATTAAAGTACATTTATCTCTTATAAATTCTTTTATTTATTTCTTTTAAGCATATTATCTGGAATTAGTTCAGAGCACTACAACACTTTTTAATAAATCGAAACTCTTTTTATACCAGTTATATCTAGAAATTGATTGTATAAATGTCCAGGGATTGGTTTTTCGGTGATTATGGTTAAAAGAGGATTTTCTTCAAGTTCAGGATCCCCTGCATGGGCTTGTCGGATGCTTATTCCTTCTCTGGTTATAAGTTCTGTTGCAGTGGCTATTATGCCGGGATTTTCAGCATTTGCTTCTATTTCCACGACTCCAAATCCCAGAGTTTTGGCAACATTTTTAAGCAGAGTACCGGCAGGCAGTATATTCTGGAATATGTTGGCCAATTGTTTATCTGATAGTATTACATCTACCGTGGCTTTTATTGTTCTTCTGTCTACCCCGGAAGCTCTTGCCAGGGCCATATCACTTATTTCTACATTACCACAGAATATTTTACCATTTTCTTCAACATGAAGGCCCAGTTCCACTATCTTCCGGGCAACATCCATACGTGCTGGGTATTTTTCAAATTTGTGTTTGATCTTGTCCCACATAGAAATCAGTTAGGCTTTATTTTATCTATTTTTCATTGAAAACTTTATTTGGATATATCTTTCAGCCATAAAATCGGATAACATATCTCTTTTGTTTAGTACATTTTTGTATAAAATCAATCATTAGTGTATAGAATCAATCATATAAATTTTTCCGACTTTTATACAAATATTTTTCAAAGGATTTAACTCAAAACCCACAAAATATAAGCATTTATACTACCTAAATATGTACTTATTTAACTAATTTTACTGTTATCTGGATTAACTAAATTATTTATGCTACTAAAAGGAAATAATAGCAGATTTCAGATATAATAATGAAAAAATGCTATCTTAATTACATAATTTTAACTTATGTAATCTATGATGGATATGGAGATTATTTTTAATAATGCAACAAAATTGGGAGATAAATTTCAATTAAAAGATGGAAAAATGGATATATTCAATTTTAATCCAACTAAAAGACTTAATTTTTATTAAATTGCATAATTTATAATGTTAAGCTTTTAAAGATTAATATTAACGATAGTTATTTAATATAATTTATGCAATTTTGTAATATAGAATAAAATGAGACATAAAATGTTATAGATACCTCTTCTAATACATGCATCATAATTACTGTATTCTTGACACTATCAACTATTTAATGTGATATAAATGATAAATTCTGAAATTCCATCAGGAATAGAAGGAAAACTAGAAAAACATCAAATAAAACTATATAGGGGCCTTAGAAAACTTGGGGAAGATATATCAGATCTATATTTAGATGGAATAAATCTATTAAAAAGAAATGAATTTCGTGCTAAATCTAATTATCTTGCTCATACTGCAAGAGAAATAGATGGTGGGATAAGAGATGTATTATCTCGTGAAAAAGATAAGAAAATAATTCAAAAAAGGCTTAATAAGGGTGAATTTGGTAATATAAGCAAATATAAAGAAGATATGGGGCACGTGGCATCAATTCTTACAGCCTTGAATTGTGATCTAGAATCTGAAATTGCTAAAGAATGGATTGATGTAGCTACAAAATTTGCCAGATTGGCCCATAGAGATAGTAAGAACAGGAGATTAAGAGATCCTTCAGAAACTGAAGATTTATGGAAAAGATATGAAAAAGTTTTATTATGGCTTGTGGGGGAGCATTATAATTATTTAGAACGCATAGATAGAATTTTAAGTTATAAAGAACCATCTGAAGAACAATTAAATGCTTTAAATCAGTTAATAGGTAATGAAGCAGTGTATACTTACTTTTTTGCAAATCTAGAATTTATAAAATGGCTAAAACCTCTTAAAGAAAGAGGATACTTTGATTTAGATAATATTCCTAAAAGATATGAACTTCCTGATCGTCCTGGAACCATTTCACGTCCTCCATTTATGCCTCTATTTTATTTAAAAAAGCTTGTAGAAAAAAATCAGGAAAATCCTAATCAAGATGTTGTAGATATTTCCATTGAAATTATAAATTCAATTATTGACAATTATGGTAGTGTAAACAATGGATGGATTGACTATATTATTTTAGATATGATAAGTATTTTACCCGCAAGTAAAATCGAAAATAAACACATAGAATTCATAAGAACAATCTTAAAATCATCGAAGTGGGATAAGTCTTTTACTTCTGCAGATATAAAAGAAATACTTTCTGCTTTAATTAAAGGTAAAAGAAAAGATTTAATTTTGCATTTAATTGATATAATGTTTGATTTTACAGTTGAAAGAAATCAACCTATACCCATAATGGATCCGTTTTGGTTAAATGAATCTTTGAAAGAGTATAAAGGTAGTATATATGGATTATGTGGTATTGAAGCTGCTAATGTCGCTTTAGGAAAAATTAAAGAAATAACTGATTTTAATCCTCAATTTGAAGTTTCCGCGATTGACGATCATCCTCAAAATATGTTTCCTGATGATTATAATTGCCAGTTAGTTCATTTTGTGAGAGATATTTATGATTCTTTAAATCCACAAGATATTAATGATTTATTAAAAAATTTAATCAACGAAAAAGCTCTAATTTTCAAGAAATTAGCCATTCATACCATAAACCATCATTATACTGAATTAAAAGATCTATTTTGGGATTGGAATGGTAACCCCTTGAATAGTGAGATTAGACATGAAGTATATATGTTATTAAAAGTTCATTTTTCATCTTTTGATGATAGTGAAATTAGAAAGCTAATTGCTTGGATAAAAGATGTAAAATATTATATTCCTGATGAATACAAGGATAATCAAAAAGAAAAGGATAAAAGAGAGGCTATTGCAAAGTTAAAATGGTTAAATTCTATAAAAGAATCTAAAAATGAAAAAATTCAAGAAATTTATAAAAGGTATAAAAAAATATATCCCAAAGAAATAAAACACCCTGATTTTGATGTATGGCATGGAGAAACTATAGTACTTATACCAAAAAAACCTAAAAAACTATGCGAAAAGCCCAATAAAGAAATTGCAGAATATTTAAAT harbors:
- a CDS encoding ATPase, translating into MEKKEMQLKVAEAFSQSDVGRSVARIDPACMQKLDLLDGDIIEIEGKKLTAALVASSQSDIGLGIVRIDGYMRKNAGTSIGEEVTVRRAEVKEAQKVVLAPVEQQILIRGDVTQAFAGRVLSKGDIIVSGVRQQQTMRGGLFDEFFREMPEVSPLGEIKLAVVSTKPVGIVKVGPMTDVEVQQQPVDVSKLEGVKTFVDVTYEDIGGLKEEVKKVREMIEIPLKRPELFERLGISPPKGVLMHGPPGTGKTLLAKAVANESDAHFIAINGPEIMSKYVGGSEERLRELFEEAEENAPSIIFIDEIDAISPKREEVSGEVERRTVAQLLTLMDGLKTRGQVVVIGATNRVDALDPAIRRPGRFDREIEIGVPDKDGRNEVLQIHTRGMPLDEKVDLDEIADVTHGFVGADLESLCKEAAMRVLRRILPDIKAEEEIPKETLQKMIVKKSDFKEALKEIQPSALREVLVQVPNVTWEDIGGLENTKQELQEAVEWPLKYPENFEKFGVRPPKGVLIYGPPGTGKTLLAKAVANESDANFIAIKGPELLSKWVGESEKGVREVFRKARQTAPTVIFFDEIDSIASTRSGADSDSGVTKRVVNQLLTEIDGMEELQDVSVIAATNRVDIIDPALVRPGRFDRHIKVDEPDEAARIAIYKVHTKDMPLAEDVDIERLAKMSAGYVGADIEAICREAVMLTLRENLNAENVSMKSFKEAMKKVKPKSEVEMVQYH
- a CDS encoding prephenate dehydrogenase encodes the protein MKISVIGGTRGLGKWIAEFLKNRNFDVCITGRDRITGEKVSKKLEVEYSQDNAKTASQSDVVIISVPINVTASVIEEVAPVMKPGSLLMDVTSVKEKPAKAMQTFVPEGVEFLPTHPMFGPRIRSLDGQVVVLTPITRGEWYDKVINFLENDNSRVLITTPEIHDKMMSIVQGLTHFAYINIASTIENLQIDLKESRKFASPIYSLMVDMIARIVAQNPYLAYSIQTENRYNKETHAAFLANSKELKKIIDEEDQEKFVKTMSAAAKHLDDLEAALGRSDKAIAALTEEIRILKKSLGREVGLRHIYSGTVHCGILKEISPDEVTLIKNSSITTLKLSNVEILNEDELLNWKIQTYPKKYFDVSAVFPKNCNPEFIASSIKNIKDVVDAQVIDVYEGKQVTSDMISITFRYKVIDKNARKSVEKFLKGFGGIIR
- a CDS encoding mRNA surveillance protein pelota, translated to MQIVYEDLNKGIIELIPEILDDLWHLSHIIEKGDLLSSKTTRRIQDTTGERIRSDRGIKKTFFLGIRVEDVNFHKYTGKLRATGVIEKGPEDLVPLGSHHTIDLKLKNSIKIKKEKWSRWTLKRLKEAIKSSKKPSAVIISIEDDVADLGIVKQYGIDYYGPIIGNISGKRIIQKDRQKSIIEFYNEVVNALLNFKEISTIIIAGPGFTKGDFFKFLQEKFPDLAKICIIESTGSGGRTGINEVLKKGTIDQLAAENRIGQEISWVNKILEEVGKSSKLASYGKRHVKEAANSGAVEQLLIIDEMVRQKDVEDLMDLVETMGGKVMIVSSEHEGGKQLMALGGIAAILRYSLG
- a CDS encoding cell wall biosynthesis protein, whose product is MDLKLSLLAVFIVSAFLTVLLKVIFEKVGGNLYTSVRGGTPRAVGLAPFIAMILFLPSPYRDLILIIGVFAFLDDIIGRKKIKNLPVEIGQLLRGLGMLMVAYVGYFYFGPASILIALMVQPLNIADMQPGSACSTVIIMSAIILLSMFYFGILGLYVPLVVLIACLGYAILDFQGKIMMGEIGNHSFAVALGMSYAVLGGFWGTLLLFILTVIVIALIRRNNLTKFMQNNLKIMDPSFGDFFMDVLTGGGLGDILRRILLGKRRIIINNKLLKFLGFRRLFYNPFAPHSVL
- a CDS encoding MurG-like protein, yielding MKALFLVTGRGEGGDAVTALNISKVLTHHGFESDFALDPRATGVLFEKNNIKWHETSIPQAGGHAATKLSLVKGGFKTLKAVFSTVKLIRKIRPDVVIGVIGGGAVIACISSKFAGVPGVGISNTPTDAKVCSNLTATIALPESSLFTLNSVNERVYKTYYPVEHKITQGNQEKAVKMMPANYREDVPTILLSSGSLLFEKMALAASKLGKSDINVNIVVVGNIRNEKCTKLLKSENVIYLGYVDWMQDLLQLTDVAVLSDDGMMINEALACKLPIVSLVRVKYGRYHNIASLFDGAVVESDLEDINEVLMDVLNNLNEFKTTAAKYGEEILKSSEKIAQIIVDQVKK
- a CDS encoding formylmethanofuran dehydrogenase; translated protein: MKETSNDIKPFSDVIEFHGHVCPGSALGYKAAELALKKLSTTKSPDEELVAIVENDTCAVDAIQVLTGCTFGKGNLIFNDYGKQVYTFINRVTGKAVRVSILESFNMDEIEPSISEIRQKVKSKTASQEDLAKLKNAVLNVTNEIIKMLPEKIFKAEYVEVEIPDKATIFESIKCSKCEEMVSTHRIIKEDDDYVCIPCSKH